From the genome of Trypanosoma brucei brucei TREU927 chromosome 11 chr11_scaffold01 genomic scaffold, whole genome shotgun sequence:
gagggaaaaacaagaaaagaagctAATGATTGTAAAAAGCGTTGCGGCAGACGACACAACCAACACAAAATTCAGAAAGAGCAAGAGAAGGATGAAAAATGCACTGAAAACCCAAAGGTAATTCAATAATAAAAGCACTATTGCAACATAAAATATTGCAGAAAAAGTAAGCTAAAAAGTCCTTACTCTCACGAAAATATACAAAAGTAGTAGATAGAAACaactattttttccttctagaGTGGGCTTACATAAATGTGTGAAAAATGTGTCTAAATGGCATGTGTAATAGATTAAGTATGAGATAAGTTACAAAAATGCGAATGCAACTGCCAAAAGGGCGACGGCGACAGCAAAGGGAAACATTTGTTAGCGGTATCTATCTTCAGATGCCCATCTGTACTCTGACTTTagcagagaaaagaaatctAAGCGGCAACATTTTGACGACGGCAATGAAGCTGTGCGACGTAATAGACCGCATCCGGATCCAAGCTGTTAGAGCAACTTCTTTATTAGCTACGACGATAGCATATATCCATTCAACACCACATCTGCACAAATTACAACTTTAACGCGTAGACTAACAGCAGCTATACAAAAATACCTTCTAAAACGAAAATACAAGTATCACTCGATCACTAGAGAAATCATATTTACGAGCAAATGTCTATGAAAACCAAAATATATAGTGACAAACTTGTCTTcaatgaaaatgaatgaataaagTTTTGTCTGGCTGAAGGTGCAGAATTAAGCCAGCAGCTGACTAACAGGCATAATTTGCGCATttcagaaagagaaagagattACGTAGGGCTCAGTAGGAAATAAACTAGCTAAATAGCCCCTACGTTTTGTCACGTTCTGCTACTGTAAGCAATAGTAACTTGCGTAACAGCGCCATCAACAGATATCAAAGTGTATGAAATAAAACAGCGCTGCTTCATACTAAGAGACAAGCAGCAAATGATCTGCTCACTTCCAAGCGGGCGACATAAAGGTGCATATAAACAAGAAACCGCATAGCTTCCACACAAAGAGACGGTATAAGCGTCTATTTGCGATACGGCAAATCCAAGAACCGGGTTCCCAACAACCACTATTTTTTCCGGAAGTGACTAGCAATCAAGTGTAAAACAATCCGGCTTAAGACCTAGAACTGCCATAAATGTCATACCAACAAGCATCCTTAGGTGCTGTAACAATAACGCTGATGCTGCTGGCACCAACAGAAACCAACGCAGACAGTCAAAGCACCAAAGCGGCGGAAGCAGCAAACACACCATGCAAGGCGGTTCTATTCATGGAGAAGCTGGCAGCAAGCCTGCAGACTAAGCTGGCAgccgaaatggaaaaagccAAAGCCCGAACAGATGAAGCAGCAGAACTAGCCgtcgctgcagcagcagcagaacaagACAATAAGAGACTTGGATACAACATCTTGCGGGCGATCGCCCTGCAGGCACAGGCGAAACAAATGGCACAATTAAAACAACTTGATGCAGTATACGCCCCGGCAGTGACACAGTTAGTCAATTTATCAACAAGACTTAGACAAGCGGCAATGGCGAACAAGCGAATCATAAGCAGCCGCGGCACACCGACGCACGGCGCGGCGCCGGCAAACGGCGCGACTAATGCTGACGCAAGCTGCAAATACGCAGGCTGGACACAAACACTGGGCGACATTAACTGCAAAGAGGAAACGGAGCTTACAGGTGACTTGGCCACAGCCAACATACAGGCGGAAGGCCTTACGAAAATCCCGTACCCGAACACAGCCTTTCTAAATTCACTAGCTGCCGATATCACTGCGTTCAGCAAAGGCACGCCAACAAACGCGAACACGGGCAGCCAAACATGGGTTTGCTCGAGCGGTGCCGACGCAGCAGTGGGTACAATCGGCCAGAGCCATGCGATTGGCACATTAGTGCAGCCAACAGCGGTAGAACACGGCTTAACAGCAATAGAAATAACAGGGgcgaacaaagaaaaaaattgtaagGGACCAGAGCAAGGGACAAGCACAGAGGAAAGGGCGAAGGCAGTATTTCTGTCAGCAATTTGCAATCTCGCGGCGGTAGCAACTGAGTCAATTGGCTCAGCACTAGCAACGACGACAACAGGCCTTAAAAGCGGAGCACAAGCGGCGACAATCGTTAAAGCAGCCATGCAAGGAGCAGGCCTGCTGTCTAGCGACGCAAATAACGTCGACAAGGCGGCCCTGGAAAAGTTTATAAGTTCAACTTTCGGCCCAAGCGACAAAGCAGTAGAAGATGACTTCATCGCACCCCTCGACAAAGTCAAACTCAACTATATcgccaacaacaaagagacaACTGAAACGCCAACGGCCATCGCACAAGGGAAGAACGTTGCTGTCGCTTTAGCTTTTTTCTCAGGTAAAGCTTTAAAAACAGGCGCAATAAAGAATACAAAGCCCGATATAGGAAGCAAACcaacagaaaaatgcaagccagacacaaaagaaaatgagtacAAAAAGGACGAAGACTGCGAACACAAAGATGGAAAATGCAAACTTAAAGAGGGTGTAAA
Proteins encoded in this window:
- a CDS encoding variant surface glycoprotein, coding for MSYQQASLGAVTITLMLLAPTETNADSQSTKAAEAANTPCKAVLFMEKLAASLQTKLAAEMEKAKARTDEAAELAVAAAAAEQDNKRLGYNILRAIALQAQAKQMAQLKQLDAVYAPAVTQLVNLSTRLRQAAMANKRIISSRGTPTHGAAPANGATNADASCKYAGWTQTLGDINCKEETELTGDLATANIQAEGLTKIPYPNTAFLNSLAADITAFSKGTPTNANTGSQTWVCSSGADAAVGTIGQSHAIGTLVQPTAVEHGLTAIEITGANKEKNCKGPEQGTSTEERAKAVFLSAICNLAAVATESIGSALATTTTGLKSGAQAATIVKAAMQGAGLLSSDANNVDKAALEKFISSTFGPSDKAVEDDFIAPLDKVKLNYIANNKETTETPTAIAQGKNVAVALAFFSGKALKTGAIKNTKPDIGSKPTEKCKPDTKENEYKKDEDCEHKDGKCKLKEGVKVENDGKTNTTARNSFVINKAPLLLAVLLL